The Brachyhypopomus gauderio isolate BG-103 chromosome 1, BGAUD_0.2, whole genome shotgun sequence genome includes a window with the following:
- the ano5b gene encoding anoctamin-5b isoform X2, whose amino-acid sequence MRLFKRVFRKCLFSGEGEEGSVRRHLCQVFISPLHQCKLTVEGMCRSRWRVHKGQSPREAACFCADNNGLLSASDRGTPLPGHQEVIKLKQNKDSVYFRDGVRRIDFVLSYVDDKDGDKKAERRKEFEANLEKIGLMLETEDRWESDDQKTYYLKIHAPWNVLATHAEVLKIKMPFKVSDIPKGRDVPLECLTRPFRLPPHIMKPEPDYFTAPFDNRKKDFFIANLETFFPPSTRNRIVYYILTRCPYYKEGHKEKEKTGIKRLLNNGTYTSAYPLHDCCYWEMSEDCESERHHLYRHWARFLCFYKQQPLNLIRKYYGEKIGIYFAWLGFYTEMLFFAALVGVICFVYGLLTIDDNITSQEICDPNIGGKIIMCALCDDKCTYWKLSSSCRSSLQSHMFDNEGTVFFAMFMGIWVTLFLELWKRRQARLEYEWDLVDFEEEQQQLQIRPEFELKCTDRRLNHITQEQEPYLPFTSRCARFCVSGATVLFWTCMVVACVTGVIAYRLAVYATFATFMKESPTNKIQLVGPLITPQLATSVTASCINFALILVLNFFYEYVAIWITDMEIPKTHLEYENKLTTKMFMFQFVNYYSSCFYVAFFKGKFVGYPGKYTYMFGSWTQLRNEECAPGGCLIELTTQLVIVMAGKQLVGNIHEALLPLLKNWWSSRKGRGHGKTSRWEKDHDLQNFSQFGLFYEYLEMVIQFGFITLFVASFPLAPLLALFNNILEVRVDAWKFTTQFRRPVAAKARNIGAWQEILNVVAILSVVTNAFIMAFTSDMIPRLVYLYAYHPGNEPTMRGYINNSLSTHIPKANETNHPEGLNETVSVCRYRDYRYPPGHEKAYSHTMQFWHILAAKMAFIIIMEHVVFVVKFFIAWMIPDVPSEVKARVKRERYLVQDYLHNYEMEKLKLQLSQSFYTNSEATEALVPSPDQCEVPSECPRGTPTLRDHSEGTTCRTADGHE is encoded by the exons ATGAGACTCTTTAAGAGAGTGTTTAGGAAATGCCTGTTCAGCGGCGAAGGGGAAGAAGGATCTGTGAGGCGGCACCTCTGCCAGGTTTTCATTTCACCACTTCACCAATGCAAGTTAACTGTGGAG GGCATGTGTAGGAGCAGGTGGAGAGTGCATAAAGGCCAGAGCCCAAGAGAGGCCGCGTGCTTCTGCGCAG ATAACAATGGTCTTCTCTCCGCCTCAGACAGGGGAACGCCACTCCCCGGCCACCAGGAG gTCATTAAGCTGAAGCAGAACAAGGactctgtgtatttcagagaTGGTGTGCGTCGCATTGATTTTGTCCTGTCCTATGTTGATGACAAAGATGGAGACAAGAAGGCG gagaggagaaaggagtTTGAGGCCAACCTGGAGAAGATTGGTCTCATGCTGGAAACTGAGGATAGATGG GAGTCGGACGACCAGAAGACCTACTACCTGAAGATCCACGCGCCGTGGAACGTGCTGGCCACGCATGCCGAAGTGCTGAAGATCAAAATGCCCTTCAAGGTCAGCGACATCCCCAAGGGCCGCGACGTCCCTCTGGAGTGTCTCACGCGGCCCTTCCGCCTGCCCCCCCACATCATGAAGCCCGAGCCCGACTACTTCACCGCGCCCTTCGACAACAGGAAGAAGGACTTTTTCATCGCCAACCTGGAGACCTTCttccccccctccacccgcaACAGGATC GTGTATTACATCCTCACCCGCTGCCCCTACTACAAGGAGGGCCACAAAGAGAAGGAGAAGACGGGTATCAAACGACTGCTCAACAACGGCACCTACACCTCGGCCTACCCGCTCCACGAC TGTTGCTATTGGGAGATGTCGGAAGACTGCGAGAGCGAGCGCCATCACCTCTACAGGCACTGGGCCCGCTTCCTGTGCTTCTACAAGCAGCAACCGCTCAACCTCATCAG GAAGTACTACGGTGAGAAGATTGGTATCTACTTTGCTTGGCTGGGCTTCTatacagaaatgctgttctttGCTGCTCTGGTGGGAGTCATCTGCTTTGTCTATGGCCTGCTCACCATTGATGATAATATTACAAG TCAGGAGATTTGTGACCCTAATATTGGCGGGAAGATCATCATGTGCGCTCTGTGTGATGATAAATGCACCTACTGGAAGCTTAGCTCATCGTGTCGGTCATCTTTG CAATCCCATATGTTTGACAATGAAGGAACTGTGTTCTTTGCCATGTTCATGGGAATCTGGG tcaccCTGTTCCTGGAGCTGTGGAAGAGAAGGCAGGCCAGGCTGGAGTATGAGTGGGATCTCGTGGACTTTGAGGAGGAGCAACAGCAGCTGCAGATAAGGCCCGAGTTTGAGCTGAAGTGCACAGATCGCCGCCTCAACCACATCACCCAG GAACAGGAGCCATACCTGCCCTTCACCAGCAGATGTGCGCGCTTCTGTGTGTCTGGAGCTACAGTTCTCTTCTGG ACGTGCATGGTTGTGGCATGCGTCACAGGCGTGATCGCGTACAGGTTGGCCGTCTACGCCACCTTTGCCACCTTCATGAAGGAGAGCCCCACCAACAAGATCCAGCTGGTGGGGCCGCTCATCACGCCCCAGCTGGCCACGTCCGTCACCGCATCCTGCATCAACTTCGCACTCATCCTCGTCCTCAACTTCTTCTACGAATATGTTGCCATCTGGATCACAGATATGG AAATCCCAAAGACGCACTTGGAGTACGAGAACAAACTGACCACCAAGATGTTCATGTTTCAGTTCGTCAACTACTACTCCTCCTGTTTCTACGTGGCCTTCTTTAAGGGCAAGTTCGTGGGTTATCCAGGCAAATACACCTACATGTTTGGCAGCTGGACTCAACTGAGAAATGAGGAG TGTGCTCCTGGGGGGTGCCTGATAGAGCTCACCACTCAGCTGGTGATCGTCATGGCCGGGAAACAGCTGGTGGGGAACATCCATGAAGCCCTGCTGCC GTTGCTGAAGAACTGGTGGTCCAGcaggaaggggaggggtcacGGCAAGACCAGTCGATGGGAGAAGGACCACGACCTGCAGAACTTCAGCCAGTTCGGGCTCTTCTACGAGTATTTGGAGATGG TGATCCAGTTTGGCTTCATCACGTTGTTCGTGGCGTCCTTCCCCCTGGCTCCCCTCCTCGCTCTCTTCAACAACATCCTGGAGGTCCGGGTGGACGCCTGGAAGTTCACCACCCAGTTCCGCCGGCCCGTGGCAGCTAAGGCGCGCAACATCGGGGCCTGGCAGGAGATCCTGAACGTCGTGGCCATCTTGTCCGTAGTCACAAAT GCGTTCATCATGGCGTTCACCTCCGATATGATCCCCCGTCTGGTCTACCTGTATGCCTACCACCCCGGGAATGAGCCCACCATGAGGGGCTACATCAACAACAGCCTCTCCACCCATATACCAAAAGCCAACGAAACGAATCACCCCGAAGGGTTAAATGAGACTGTCTCTGTGTGCAG ATATCGAGACTACCGGTACCCCCCAGGTCATGAGAAAGCGTACTCCCATACCATGCAGTTCTGGCATATTCTTGCAGCCAAAAtggccttcatcatcatcatggag CATGTCGTATTTGTGGTGAAGTTCTTCATCGCGTGGATGATCCCTGATGTCCCGTCGGAGGTGAAGGCACGAGTCAAGCGCGAGCGCTACCTGGTGCAGGATTACCTGCACAACTACGAGATGGAGAAGTTGAAGTTGCAACTGAGCCAGAGCTTCTACACCAACTCCGAGGCGACGGAGGCGCTCGTGCCCAGCCCTGACCAGTGCGAGGTCCCGTCGGAGTGTCCCCGAGGAACCCCGACCCTGCGGGACCACTCGGAGGGAACCACGTGCAGGACGGCAGACGGCCACGAGTAG
- the ano5b gene encoding anoctamin-5b isoform X3, which produces MQVNCGDGFAVLTGYRKTLLADNNGLLSASDRGTPLPGHQEVIKLKQNKDSVYFRDGVRRIDFVLSYVDDKDGDKKAERRKEFEANLEKIGLMLETEDRWESDDQKTYYLKIHAPWNVLATHAEVLKIKMPFKVSDIPKGRDVPLECLTRPFRLPPHIMKPEPDYFTAPFDNRKKDFFIANLETFFPPSTRNRIVYYILTRCPYYKEGHKEKEKTGIKRLLNNGTYTSAYPLHDCCYWEMSEDCESERHHLYRHWARFLCFYKQQPLNLIRKYYGEKIGIYFAWLGFYTEMLFFAALVGVICFVYGLLTIDDNITSQEICDPNIGGKIIMCALCDDKCTYWKLSSSCRSSLQSHMFDNEGTVFFAMFMGIWVTLFLELWKRRQARLEYEWDLVDFEEEQQQLQIRPEFELKCTDRRLNHITQEQEPYLPFTSRCARFCVSGATVLFWTCMVVACVTGVIAYRLAVYATFATFMKESPTNKIQLVGPLITPQLATSVTASCINFALILVLNFFYEYVAIWITDMEIPKTHLEYENKLTTKMFMFQFVNYYSSCFYVAFFKGKFVGYPGKYTYMFGSWTQLRNEECAPGGCLIELTTQLVIVMAGKQLVGNIHEALLPLLKNWWSSRKGRGHGKTSRWEKDHDLQNFSQFGLFYEYLEMVIQFGFITLFVASFPLAPLLALFNNILEVRVDAWKFTTQFRRPVAAKARNIGAWQEILNVVAILSVVTNAFIMAFTSDMIPRLVYLYAYHPGNEPTMRGYINNSLSTHIPKANETNHPEGLNETVSVCRYRDYRYPPGHEKAYSHTMQFWHILAAKMAFIIIMEHVVFVVKFFIAWMIPDVPSEVKARVKRERYLVQDYLHNYEMEKLKLQLSQSFYTNSEATEALVPSPDQCEVPSECPRGTPTLRDHSEGTTCRTADGHE; this is translated from the exons ATGCAAGTTAACTGTGGAG ATGGTTTTGCCGTGCTGACTGGCTACAGGAAGACCCTCCTGGCAG ATAACAATGGTCTTCTCTCCGCCTCAGACAGGGGAACGCCACTCCCCGGCCACCAGGAG gTCATTAAGCTGAAGCAGAACAAGGactctgtgtatttcagagaTGGTGTGCGTCGCATTGATTTTGTCCTGTCCTATGTTGATGACAAAGATGGAGACAAGAAGGCG gagaggagaaaggagtTTGAGGCCAACCTGGAGAAGATTGGTCTCATGCTGGAAACTGAGGATAGATGG GAGTCGGACGACCAGAAGACCTACTACCTGAAGATCCACGCGCCGTGGAACGTGCTGGCCACGCATGCCGAAGTGCTGAAGATCAAAATGCCCTTCAAGGTCAGCGACATCCCCAAGGGCCGCGACGTCCCTCTGGAGTGTCTCACGCGGCCCTTCCGCCTGCCCCCCCACATCATGAAGCCCGAGCCCGACTACTTCACCGCGCCCTTCGACAACAGGAAGAAGGACTTTTTCATCGCCAACCTGGAGACCTTCttccccccctccacccgcaACAGGATC GTGTATTACATCCTCACCCGCTGCCCCTACTACAAGGAGGGCCACAAAGAGAAGGAGAAGACGGGTATCAAACGACTGCTCAACAACGGCACCTACACCTCGGCCTACCCGCTCCACGAC TGTTGCTATTGGGAGATGTCGGAAGACTGCGAGAGCGAGCGCCATCACCTCTACAGGCACTGGGCCCGCTTCCTGTGCTTCTACAAGCAGCAACCGCTCAACCTCATCAG GAAGTACTACGGTGAGAAGATTGGTATCTACTTTGCTTGGCTGGGCTTCTatacagaaatgctgttctttGCTGCTCTGGTGGGAGTCATCTGCTTTGTCTATGGCCTGCTCACCATTGATGATAATATTACAAG TCAGGAGATTTGTGACCCTAATATTGGCGGGAAGATCATCATGTGCGCTCTGTGTGATGATAAATGCACCTACTGGAAGCTTAGCTCATCGTGTCGGTCATCTTTG CAATCCCATATGTTTGACAATGAAGGAACTGTGTTCTTTGCCATGTTCATGGGAATCTGGG tcaccCTGTTCCTGGAGCTGTGGAAGAGAAGGCAGGCCAGGCTGGAGTATGAGTGGGATCTCGTGGACTTTGAGGAGGAGCAACAGCAGCTGCAGATAAGGCCCGAGTTTGAGCTGAAGTGCACAGATCGCCGCCTCAACCACATCACCCAG GAACAGGAGCCATACCTGCCCTTCACCAGCAGATGTGCGCGCTTCTGTGTGTCTGGAGCTACAGTTCTCTTCTGG ACGTGCATGGTTGTGGCATGCGTCACAGGCGTGATCGCGTACAGGTTGGCCGTCTACGCCACCTTTGCCACCTTCATGAAGGAGAGCCCCACCAACAAGATCCAGCTGGTGGGGCCGCTCATCACGCCCCAGCTGGCCACGTCCGTCACCGCATCCTGCATCAACTTCGCACTCATCCTCGTCCTCAACTTCTTCTACGAATATGTTGCCATCTGGATCACAGATATGG AAATCCCAAAGACGCACTTGGAGTACGAGAACAAACTGACCACCAAGATGTTCATGTTTCAGTTCGTCAACTACTACTCCTCCTGTTTCTACGTGGCCTTCTTTAAGGGCAAGTTCGTGGGTTATCCAGGCAAATACACCTACATGTTTGGCAGCTGGACTCAACTGAGAAATGAGGAG TGTGCTCCTGGGGGGTGCCTGATAGAGCTCACCACTCAGCTGGTGATCGTCATGGCCGGGAAACAGCTGGTGGGGAACATCCATGAAGCCCTGCTGCC GTTGCTGAAGAACTGGTGGTCCAGcaggaaggggaggggtcacGGCAAGACCAGTCGATGGGAGAAGGACCACGACCTGCAGAACTTCAGCCAGTTCGGGCTCTTCTACGAGTATTTGGAGATGG TGATCCAGTTTGGCTTCATCACGTTGTTCGTGGCGTCCTTCCCCCTGGCTCCCCTCCTCGCTCTCTTCAACAACATCCTGGAGGTCCGGGTGGACGCCTGGAAGTTCACCACCCAGTTCCGCCGGCCCGTGGCAGCTAAGGCGCGCAACATCGGGGCCTGGCAGGAGATCCTGAACGTCGTGGCCATCTTGTCCGTAGTCACAAAT GCGTTCATCATGGCGTTCACCTCCGATATGATCCCCCGTCTGGTCTACCTGTATGCCTACCACCCCGGGAATGAGCCCACCATGAGGGGCTACATCAACAACAGCCTCTCCACCCATATACCAAAAGCCAACGAAACGAATCACCCCGAAGGGTTAAATGAGACTGTCTCTGTGTGCAG ATATCGAGACTACCGGTACCCCCCAGGTCATGAGAAAGCGTACTCCCATACCATGCAGTTCTGGCATATTCTTGCAGCCAAAAtggccttcatcatcatcatggag CATGTCGTATTTGTGGTGAAGTTCTTCATCGCGTGGATGATCCCTGATGTCCCGTCGGAGGTGAAGGCACGAGTCAAGCGCGAGCGCTACCTGGTGCAGGATTACCTGCACAACTACGAGATGGAGAAGTTGAAGTTGCAACTGAGCCAGAGCTTCTACACCAACTCCGAGGCGACGGAGGCGCTCGTGCCCAGCCCTGACCAGTGCGAGGTCCCGTCGGAGTGTCCCCGAGGAACCCCGACCCTGCGGGACCACTCGGAGGGAACCACGTGCAGGACGGCAGACGGCCACGAGTAG